The genomic window GCACATCTAAGGGAGAAGTGGCTATTTTTTCAGGTGTAAGGGCAAAGGTTCTACCATCTTTTCTACGAATAAGAACCTTCCCTGTGTTTTCAGCCTGTACAAGAATAACGGCAAGTTTTTGTCGTGCTTCTGAGTATGTATATACTTGCATTTT from Desulfobulbaceae bacterium includes these protein-coding regions:
- a CDS encoding type II toxin-antitoxin system Phd/YefM family antitoxin, giving the protein MQVYTYSEARQKLAVILVQAENTGKVLIRRKDGRTFALTPEKIATSPLDVPSINSTISSNEIVDIIREGRER